TATAACCCCAGTAAAAGGCACACTATGAGATCTCCCCTTCATGGTGAAAGTCAGATTATGCTTATCAGTACCAGTGAAGTATTCAGTTTTCTGTTTATTCTCCCTCTGTGATGCTATACCATCTTTATATGCTTCAATGGCCACTATCTTCCTGAGGTCTATGTTGGTGGTCCTCTTGGATCCTATGAATATCAATCTCTTGTTGGTTAAAACCAGGGTCCCCTGGTCAATATTTCGAAGCTCGTCATGGGATTCACTCCGGGCAGCCACACTACCCATGCGGAAGGAAACACCCTTGGCTACTCTAATTGTGGGCCCGGCATAACCACCATATGTCTGCCGGACAGCACGAGGCTCAAGGAGAGATATACCACCAAAAACAATACAGGCCTCCTCACCTTTTTTTAGAATAATGGGCGGATTGGGCACAGGACTTAAATTCACACTACCCTGATCCAGGGCATTGACAAATGTTACCAGGTCATTTTCAGCAGCCTTACGCTCTAAAATCTGTTTTTCAGCATTGGAAACACCACCATGAGCTATACGTGTCCATTCAGTTTCGGTTAAGGTTTTATTCCCATATTTACGCCAAAAATCTGATTTAATATCATAAATCTTGGCAAACTTGTAGTTAGTACCCTTCTGTTCAAACACTGCCCCACAGTAGGCACATTCTAAAAGGTGCTTGGTGGAAATAACTCCCTTGTGGGTTTTAGGTGTGAGAGGTTTCTGATTACAGGCAGGGCAAAGTTCTCTCCAGCTTTTAGAACTATCAGGAGGTATGTACTCTGTTACAGGAGTTTTAACAGGGGGTACCTCTTTTATGGTTAAACTCTTGCCACATTCAAGGCAGAACTTGGCATTGGCTGGGTTTAAATTACCACAGGAAGGGCAGGGAATTCCGGGTTTTTCTAGCTTTGTTCCACATTCCATGCAGAAAAGTGCTTCTTCTGGATTTTCAGTACCACATTGGGACATTTCATTATTATTACGGCCTTTTAATTTGGTTGATGCTATTTAAAGTTCTATAGTGCGCCACAAGTTTTTACATTTGAAGTAATCCCCTAAATTATCCCTTATCTAATCAAATTATTGTCTAGTTAGAACAAAATCCTTATTTACTCTTAAAATAATCTATCTAATAAATTCATATTTAATCTTTTAGTTGTAGCATCATCATATCGATTAAATATTTTTTGTAGTCTCCGGTGATAAATTGTTTGAATGGGTCAAGCAAGCAGATCAAAATAATTGATTGAATTTTTTGTAATAATCAGGTGACATAATTGATTGATTGGGAAACATACGAAAAACTAGTTATTGAACATTTATCCCGTAAAATATCCTCCTCTGATAACCCTGATCAGCACCAGGCAATCAGTGCCCCCACTTACCAATCCCAATTTTTAGTTGCAGGGCCAGGCAGTGGTAAAACCACGGTCATGGTTCTTAAGATCTTAAAGTTCATCTACGTGGATGATGTTCACCCTTCCAGTATACTGGCTACAACCTTCACCAGAAAGGCAGCAAGTGAACTTAGATCCAGAATCCTTTCATGGGGAGATAAAATACGCCAGGTACTGCTGAAGGATCCTGAATTTATCGAAGTGCATACATACCTACATCGCCTGGACTTCAACCAGATCATAACCGGGACTCTGGACTGTATCAGTGAGGATGTGCTCCGGACCCACCGTGACCCTGGAGCATCACCGCCAGTGGTTATTGAAGAGTTTGTGGCCAGTGGTTTGATGCTCAGGATTGGATTGTTTGATGGGGATAAACACCACAACGATGACCTCAAGGATTACCTGAAAAAACTAAGGGGAACTGCCTACGGACTCAACACCCCTGAAATGGCACGGAACCTGCTGGAAATAAAGGACAGGCTCTACTATGATCAGGTATACTGGAACCAGCTTCTGGAATACAAAGACCATCCTGGATTCCTCCTGGCACTGGAATCCGTGGCCTGCTACACCCAGTACCTCAAGGATCACATGCTACATGACTTTGCCTCACTGGAGGCAGAGTTCCTGGACCAGTTGGAAAAGGATAAACTGGATAAATTCACCAGTCAACTTAAGATGGTGCTGGTGGATGAATACCAGGACACCAATCTCCTCCAGGAGAAGATCTACTTCCAGCTGGCCAAACATG
This DNA window, taken from uncultured Methanobacterium sp., encodes the following:
- a CDS encoding zinc ribbon domain-containing protein, with protein sequence MSQCGTENPEEALFCMECGTKLEKPGIPCPSCGNLNPANAKFCLECGKSLTIKEVPPVKTPVTEYIPPDSSKSWRELCPACNQKPLTPKTHKGVISTKHLLECAYCGAVFEQKGTNYKFAKIYDIKSDFWRKYGNKTLTETEWTRIAHGGVSNAEKQILERKAAENDLVTFVNALDQGSVNLSPVPNPPIILKKGEEACIVFGGISLLEPRAVRQTYGGYAGPTIRVAKGVSFRMGSVAARSESHDELRNIDQGTLVLTNKRLIFIGSKRTTNIDLRKIVAIEAYKDGIASQRENKQKTEYFTGTDKHNLTFTMKGRSHSVPFTGVILKAVIEGKVRQI
- a CDS encoding ATP-dependent helicase, yielding MIDWETYEKLVIEHLSRKISSSDNPDQHQAISAPTYQSQFLVAGPGSGKTTVMVLKILKFIYVDDVHPSSILATTFTRKAASELRSRILSWGDKIRQVLLKDPEFIEVHTYLHRLDFNQIITGTLDCISEDVLRTHRDPGASPPVVIEEFVASGLMLRIGLFDGDKHHNDDLKDYLKKLRGTAYGLNTPEMARNLLEIKDRLYYDQVYWNQLLEYKDHPGFLLALESVACYTQYLKDHMLHDFASLEAEFLDQLEKDKLDKFTSQLKMVLVDEYQDTNLLQEKIYFQLAKHALNNKGSITVVGDDDQSLYRFRGATVDLFTQHPERIHDQLNLTPSTYLP